In one window of Kitasatospora sp. MMS16-BH015 DNA:
- a CDS encoding winged helix-turn-helix domain-containing protein codes for MTAPSRPAPAAAAALTADEARLIALRAQGLLGAPDRRAGVPGVVRALGAVQLDTISVLARSHELVPYARLGAVGRPAVEQALWGSGQTFEYWSHAACVLPIEEWPLFAFRRRAYRAKGGLWEFRVGPEAYRGVLDRLRAEGPLTSTDLGGAKRTGEWWDWSDTKIAVERALAFGDVVCTDRRSWKRVYDLAERAVPAGLYGQEPTDAECARQLIAQAGRALGVATRSDLMDYYRLKAGLFDQALPESGLVPVEVAGWPAPAWADPAALATAPRGRHRTTLLSPFDSLVWERPRTERIFGMTHRLEAYTPKHKREHGYFAMPLLAGGRLVGRVDPAREGRTLVARQVSLDAPRHLPALAAALREAAEWVGCDDVRVERLADEALRPALAALLA; via the coding sequence ATGACCGCGCCCTCCCGCCCCGCCCCCGCTGCCGCTGCCGCCCTCACCGCCGACGAGGCCCGCCTGATCGCGCTGCGCGCCCAGGGCCTGCTCGGCGCGCCCGACCGCCGGGCCGGTGTGCCCGGGGTGGTCCGCGCGCTGGGGGCCGTCCAGCTCGACACCATCTCGGTGCTGGCCCGCTCGCACGAGCTGGTGCCGTACGCGCGTCTGGGCGCGGTGGGCCGCCCGGCGGTGGAGCAGGCACTCTGGGGCTCGGGGCAGACCTTCGAGTACTGGTCGCACGCGGCCTGCGTGCTGCCGATCGAGGAGTGGCCGCTGTTCGCCTTCCGCCGCCGGGCCTACCGGGCCAAGGGCGGGCTCTGGGAGTTCCGGGTCGGCCCCGAGGCGTACCGGGGCGTGCTCGACCGGCTGCGCGCCGAGGGCCCGCTGACCTCCACCGACCTGGGCGGGGCCAAGCGCACCGGCGAGTGGTGGGACTGGTCCGACACCAAGATCGCGGTGGAGCGCGCGCTGGCCTTCGGCGACGTGGTCTGCACCGACCGGCGCAGCTGGAAGCGGGTCTACGACCTGGCCGAGCGGGCCGTCCCGGCCGGGCTGTACGGGCAGGAGCCCACCGACGCCGAGTGCGCCCGGCAGCTGATCGCCCAGGCCGGCCGGGCCCTCGGGGTGGCCACCCGCTCCGACCTGATGGACTACTACCGGCTCAAGGCCGGCCTGTTCGACCAGGCCCTGCCGGAGTCCGGCCTGGTGCCGGTCGAGGTCGCGGGCTGGCCGGCCCCCGCCTGGGCCGACCCGGCGGCCCTGGCCACCGCCCCGCGCGGGCGCCACCGCACCACGCTGCTCTCGCCCTTCGACTCGCTGGTCTGGGAGCGCCCGCGCACCGAGCGGATCTTCGGCATGACGCACCGCCTGGAGGCGTACACCCCCAAGCACAAGCGCGAGCACGGGTACTTCGCGATGCCGCTGCTGGCCGGCGGCCGGCTGGTCGGCCGGGTCGATCCGGCCCGCGAGGGCCGGACCCTGGTGGCCCGTCAGGTCTCCCTGGACGCCCCCAGGCACCTGCCCGCGCTGGCCGCCGCGCTGCGCGAGGCGGCCGAGTGGGTCGGCTGCGACGACGTACGGGTCGAGCGCCTCGCGGACGAGGCCCTGCGCCCGGCCCTGGCGGCACTGCTCGCCTGA
- a CDS encoding response regulator transcription factor: MGETTRGQGAGAEAGEDGFERSEHLAHRAEPIRVLVVDDHALFRRGLEIVLAEEEDIKVVGEAGDGAEAVLKAADLLPDIILMDVRMPRRSGIEACTAIKDVAPSAKIIMLTISDEEADLYEAIKAGATGYLLKEISTDEVATAIRAVADGQSQISPSMASKLLTEFKSMIQRRSDDRDLVPAPRLTDRELEVLKLVATGMNNREIAKELFISENTVKNHVRNILEKLQLHSRMEAVVYAMREKILEIG, encoded by the coding sequence ATGGGGGAGACCACGCGGGGCCAGGGGGCAGGGGCCGAGGCGGGGGAGGACGGCTTCGAGCGCTCCGAGCACCTCGCGCACCGCGCCGAGCCGATCCGCGTCCTGGTGGTCGACGACCACGCGCTCTTCCGCCGGGGCCTGGAGATCGTGCTGGCCGAGGAAGAGGACATCAAGGTCGTCGGCGAGGCCGGGGACGGGGCCGAGGCCGTGCTCAAGGCGGCCGACCTGCTGCCGGACATCATCCTGATGGATGTGCGGATGCCCCGGCGCAGCGGGATCGAGGCCTGCACGGCGATCAAGGACGTGGCGCCCAGCGCCAAGATCATCATGCTGACGATAAGCGACGAGGAGGCCGACCTCTACGAGGCGATCAAGGCGGGGGCCACCGGCTACCTGCTCAAGGAGATCTCCACGGACGAGGTGGCCACCGCGATCCGCGCGGTGGCCGACGGCCAGTCCCAGATCAGCCCCTCGATGGCCTCGAAGCTGCTCACCGAGTTCAAGTCGATGATCCAACGGCGGTCCGACGACCGTGACTTGGTGCCCGCGCCGCGGCTGACCGACCGCGAGCTGGAGGTGCTCAAGCTGGTGGCCACCGGGATGAACAACCGGGAGATCGCCAAGGAGCTCTTCATCAGCGAGAACACCGTGAAGAACCACGTGCGCAACATCCTGGAGAAGCTGCAGCTGCACTCCAGGATGGAGGCCGTGGTCTACGCGATGCGGGAGAAGATCCTCGAAATAGGGTGA